Proteins from a single region of Candidatus Leptovillus gracilis:
- a CDS encoding helix-turn-helix domain-containing protein — protein MAKEDLLENYAGVQEVGDRLNIHPESVRRLIRQGKLPAIKFGNKWLVDKSTLEQYASRYDPRPGNKATLL, from the coding sequence ATGGCGAAAGAAGATCTCTTAGAAAATTATGCCGGCGTTCAAGAAGTTGGTGATCGCCTGAATATCCACCCGGAATCGGTGAGAAGGCTCATTCGCCAGGGCAAACTGCCGGCCATCAAATTTGGCAACAAGTGGCTGGTAGACAAATCTACACTGGAACAGTACGCCAGTCGTTACGACCCACGTCCAGGGAACAAAGCAACATTGTTGTAA
- a CDS encoding NUDIX hydrolase encodes MVETVENYDPAQYERPSVTVDVVIFSLADNDLQVLLVRRKYPPFAGVWAIPGGFVHMDESLEDAARRELAEETGVTEVYSEQLYTFGEPNRDPRTRVITVAYFALVPQDAIRHRPGDDAAETAWFSVFDLPGLAFDHEEIVAYALQRLRYKLEYTAVGFQLLPDVFTLSELQHAYEIILGEQLDKRNFRRKILSASILEETGRKKKEGEGRPAMLYRYGKDAVAEIKTRRLFP; translated from the coding sequence ATTGTTGAAACGGTAGAAAACTACGACCCCGCACAGTATGAACGGCCGTCTGTCACCGTAGATGTCGTTATTTTCTCGTTGGCAGACAATGATCTGCAAGTGTTATTGGTCAGGCGTAAATATCCCCCGTTTGCCGGGGTTTGGGCCATCCCCGGCGGTTTCGTACACATGGATGAATCGCTGGAAGATGCCGCCCGGCGTGAATTGGCTGAAGAAACCGGCGTCACCGAGGTGTACAGCGAGCAGTTATATACCTTTGGTGAACCCAACCGCGATCCACGTACCCGCGTGATTACGGTGGCTTACTTTGCGCTGGTCCCCCAAGATGCCATTCGCCATCGCCCAGGTGATGACGCCGCCGAAACGGCCTGGTTTTCAGTTTTCGACTTGCCTGGGCTGGCCTTTGACCACGAAGAGATTGTGGCTTATGCCTTGCAGCGGTTGCGCTACAAATTGGAATATACGGCCGTTGGCTTTCAACTCCTCCCGGACGTATTCACCCTGTCTGAACTGCAACACGCTTACGAAATTATTCTGGGGGAGCAGTTAGATAAGCGCAACTTCCGCCGCAAGATATTGTCGGCCAGCATATTGGAAGAGACCGGTCGCAAGAAAAAAGAAGGGGAAGGCCGCCCGGCGATGTTATACCGTTATGGCAAAGACGCCGTGGCCGAAATAAAGACCCGTCGGCTGTTCCCCTAA
- a CDS encoding cytochrome-c peroxidase, with protein MAKNDMGIVVVVALFLAALLSGCGPVETADQQLQALIAAQDIRPFEPGPPADPALVALGQALFFDKELSGNRDISCATCHHPTLGTTDNLPLSMGTGGQGLGVERQFGDGRILIARNAPDVYNRGSAAWQTMFWDGRAAASARGYFVSPAGSQLPPGLDNILAVQAMFPVTSVDEMRGLPGDLDVFGQPNELALIPEDDWTTLWESLMARLLALPGYVALFQAAYPAVPPADLTFVHAANALAAFESDAFNQCQSPWYHYLQGDTAALSETAKRGAVLFFGAAGCGQCHSGSLLTDQAYHNLAAPQLGPGKGVEAPLDYGRFRETARPEDKFAFRTPSLLNVAATGPWLHNGAYATLEAVIAHHQDPAAALSAYDAAAHLPAYLQDSVQQDPALHQEMLASLAPQLAAARRLGPGEIEALLAFLQALTDTAVFDLAGVQPTAVPSGLPVQD; from the coding sequence ATGGCTAAAAACGATATGGGGATAGTTGTGGTGGTGGCCTTATTTCTGGCCGCCTTATTGTCGGGCTGTGGTCCGGTGGAAACGGCCGACCAGCAGTTGCAAGCGCTAATCGCCGCCCAAGATATCCGCCCCTTTGAGCCTGGCCCGCCGGCCGATCCGGCTCTGGTTGCCCTGGGGCAGGCGCTTTTTTTTGACAAGGAACTCAGCGGCAACCGGGACATCTCTTGCGCCACCTGTCATCACCCCACGTTGGGCACGACAGACAACCTGCCACTTTCGATGGGCACAGGTGGGCAGGGGCTGGGGGTGGAGCGACAATTTGGCGACGGCCGTATCCTCATCGCCCGCAACGCCCCAGACGTGTACAACCGGGGCAGCGCCGCCTGGCAAACCATGTTTTGGGACGGCCGGGCCGCCGCCAGTGCGCGTGGTTACTTTGTCAGCCCGGCCGGCAGCCAACTGCCACCCGGCCTGGACAACATATTGGCCGTGCAAGCCATGTTCCCCGTCACTTCCGTGGACGAAATGCGCGGCTTGCCCGGCGACCTGGACGTGTTTGGGCAGCCCAACGAGCTGGCGCTCATTCCTGAGGACGATTGGACAACTTTGTGGGAGAGCTTGATGGCGCGCCTGTTGGCTTTGCCCGGTTACGTCGCCTTGTTCCAGGCTGCTTATCCCGCCGTACCCCCGGCGGACCTGACTTTTGTCCATGCCGCCAATGCCCTGGCCGCCTTCGAGTCTGACGCCTTCAACCAATGCCAAAGTCCCTGGTATCACTATTTACAGGGGGATACGGCGGCGCTGTCGGAAACGGCCAAACGGGGTGCAGTCTTGTTTTTTGGCGCGGCGGGCTGCGGCCAATGCCACAGCGGTTCATTATTAACCGATCAGGCGTATCACAACCTGGCCGCGCCGCAGTTGGGGCCGGGCAAAGGGGTGGAAGCGCCGCTGGATTACGGCCGTTTCCGGGAAACCGCCCGACCAGAAGACAAATTCGCCTTCCGCACCCCCTCCTTGCTCAACGTCGCCGCCACCGGACCCTGGCTGCATAATGGCGCATACGCCACGTTAGAAGCCGTTATTGCCCACCATCAGGACCCGGCGGCCGCCCTGTCTGCCTATGATGCGGCCGCCCATCTGCCCGCCTACTTGCAAGACAGCGTGCAGCAAGACCCGGCCTTGCACCAGGAGATGTTGGCCTCGTTGGCCCCGCAGTTGGCGGCGGCGCGCCGCCTGGGGCCGGGTGAAATTGAAGCGTTGTTGGCTTTTTTGCAGGCACTCACAGATACGGCCGTTTTCGATCTGGCGGGTGTTCAGCCAACGGCCGTTCCCAGCGGCCTGCCCGTACAAGACTAA
- a CDS encoding FHA domain-containing protein, producing the protein MSQAIAQLIVQRGPNPNQVFDLLEDKLTIGRSPTNGIPITDPEISRKHAQLVRQDSGYALEDLGSTNGSFVNGRRLAGLTPLHHGDVIDLGEAISLLYVVGAPEDATLVEGGGSLAEVDTVPEGLAAPVYTPPPHQPPPVYEADPRVAAPAAAPDAEARSMSCGQQVLLGCGGLVFLLFLCVATVYFLDAYDQGRLLYCGALRPFWQLVLGPFGFAPICP; encoded by the coding sequence ATGAGCCAGGCAATTGCCCAATTGATTGTGCAGCGCGGCCCCAATCCCAATCAGGTGTTCGACTTGCTCGAAGACAAACTGACCATCGGCCGGTCGCCAACCAACGGCATTCCCATCACCGACCCAGAGATTTCGCGCAAACATGCCCAGCTTGTGCGCCAGGATAGCGGTTATGCGCTGGAGGATTTAGGCAGCACCAATGGCTCTTTTGTCAACGGCCGTCGCCTAGCCGGCCTGACGCCGCTGCACCATGGTGACGTGATTGACCTGGGAGAAGCCATCAGCCTGCTGTACGTCGTCGGCGCGCCAGAGGATGCGACACTCGTGGAGGGCGGTGGCAGTCTGGCCGAAGTAGACACGGTTCCCGAAGGTTTGGCCGCTCCAGTCTATACCCCACCGCCGCATCAGCCCCCGCCAGTCTATGAGGCCGACCCCAGGGTAGCGGCTCCGGCAGCCGCTCCAGACGCCGAGGCCAGGTCCATGTCTTGCGGGCAGCAGGTGTTGTTGGGCTGTGGTGGGCTGGTTTTTTTGCTCTTCCTGTGTGTGGCGACAGTATATTTTCTGGACGCCTATGACCAGGGACGATTGTTGTATTGTGGGGCATTGCGGCCGTTTTGGCAGCTTGTCCTCGGCCCCTTTGGTTTTGCGCCCATTTGTCCCTGA
- a CDS encoding M3 family oligoendopeptidase: MQLPSLPDSIDEIDPLDWQTFAPHYAALETAVILPADRQAWLDHWSRLARVLTEVMTDVHIQKSLDTTDAGKEQAFLDFVEKIYPQAMVAEQTIKTRLLALDMSDRDDLVLMLRHMRNEADLYRVENVPLQTELAKLDNTYDKITGSLKADWEGEEHNLSQLGQYLTDKDRGVRQRAWQMTMDLWLSQREALNQLYADMLALRQQVAGNADLPDFRAYVFRQYGRFDYTPDDCMTFHQAIETAVVPAASRIYEKKRRRLGLVQLRPWDIAVDTSEHPPLKPYQGQDALIHGSLNILNHVDPALGRHFATMAEENLLDLQTRSGKALGGYCAALPLRRRPFIFMNGVGIHDDVQTLLHEAGHAFHVFETAVLPLIWQTDPPMEFCEVASMSMELLAAPYLTNEFGGFYTPAEAARARIEHLEGIITFLPYMAVVDAFQHWVYTHPAEASSAANCDAAWDSLWTRFMPGVDWTDYEAARVTGWHRKPHIFGSPFYYVEYGMAQVGALQVWRNALQDQAQAVAAYRRALALGNTKTLPELFTAAGAEFRFDTAMLTDLVTLIESTVEDLETILETDHTEH; encoded by the coding sequence ATGCAGTTACCCTCTTTACCTGACAGTATTGACGAGATCGATCCTTTGGATTGGCAAACCTTTGCCCCTCATTACGCGGCTCTGGAAACGGCCGTTATCCTCCCCGCCGACCGTCAGGCGTGGTTGGACCATTGGTCTCGCCTGGCCCGCGTCTTAACCGAAGTGATGACCGATGTCCATATCCAAAAATCCCTGGACACGACCGACGCCGGCAAAGAGCAGGCTTTTCTGGATTTTGTGGAGAAGATTTACCCCCAGGCCATGGTGGCCGAGCAGACGATCAAAACGCGCTTGTTGGCGCTGGATATGTCCGACCGGGATGATCTGGTGTTGATGCTGCGCCATATGCGCAACGAAGCAGATTTGTACCGGGTTGAGAATGTGCCGCTGCAAACGGAATTGGCGAAGTTGGACAACACCTATGACAAGATCACCGGCAGCTTAAAGGCGGATTGGGAAGGTGAAGAACACAACCTGTCGCAGTTGGGGCAATATCTCACCGACAAAGACCGGGGGGTGCGCCAACGCGCCTGGCAGATGACGATGGACTTGTGGCTGAGCCAGCGGGAGGCGTTGAACCAGCTTTACGCCGACATGCTGGCTTTGCGGCAGCAGGTGGCGGGCAATGCTGATTTGCCGGATTTTCGGGCGTATGTGTTTCGGCAGTACGGCCGTTTCGATTACACCCCCGACGATTGTATGACTTTCCACCAGGCGATAGAAACGGCCGTTGTGCCGGCCGCCAGCCGCATCTATGAGAAAAAACGCCGCCGGCTGGGTCTGGTCCAACTGCGCCCCTGGGACATCGCGGTAGACACCAGTGAACATCCCCCCCTGAAGCCGTATCAGGGGCAAGACGCCCTGATACATGGTTCGCTGAATATCTTGAACCATGTGGACCCCGCTTTAGGGCGGCACTTTGCCACCATGGCGGAAGAGAATTTGCTGGATTTGCAGACGCGGTCGGGCAAAGCATTGGGTGGGTATTGCGCTGCGCTGCCGCTGCGGCGACGGCCGTTCATCTTCATGAATGGCGTTGGTATTCACGACGATGTACAAACTCTGCTCCACGAAGCCGGACACGCCTTCCATGTGTTTGAAACGGCCGTGCTGCCCCTGATCTGGCAAACCGATCCGCCAATGGAATTTTGCGAAGTCGCCTCCATGTCCATGGAACTGCTGGCCGCCCCGTACCTCACCAACGAATTTGGTGGTTTCTACACCCCGGCCGAAGCGGCCAGAGCGCGTATTGAACATCTGGAAGGCATTATCACCTTCTTGCCCTATATGGCTGTCGTAGACGCTTTTCAGCACTGGGTGTATACCCACCCCGCAGAAGCCAGCAGCGCCGCCAACTGCGACGCCGCCTGGGACAGCCTGTGGACTCGTTTCATGCCCGGCGTGGATTGGACCGACTACGAAGCTGCTCGTGTAACCGGTTGGCATCGTAAACCCCACATTTTTGGCTCGCCATTTTATTACGTAGAATATGGCATGGCCCAGGTTGGCGCGCTGCAAGTCTGGCGCAATGCCCTCCAAGACCAGGCGCAGGCTGTGGCGGCCTATCGTCGAGCATTGGCTCTGGGCAATACTAAAACCTTACCGGAGCTTTTCACCGCTGCCGGCGCCGAATTTCGCTTCGATACCGCCATGTTGACAGACTTGGTGACGCTCATTGAAAGCACGGTGGAAGATCTAGAAACCATTCTTGAGACAGATCACACTGAACACTGA
- the radC gene encoding DNA repair protein RadC — translation MQHSLIDMQAYDMRRTKTRRLIKDMPPEEQPYTRMDAVGLRALSTAEVLAIALGNKDGLDLAQDLLTSTNHLPGIARKNRHELATLPGIGEITARRLLAIMEIARRYQAFQYPPSSIIKTPQEAAYYLMGDMMHLEQEHFVVISLDTRNHIINKTTIYIGTLNAIPIRMSEIFEPAIRCRAAAIIVAHNHPSGDPAPSPEDVNVTRMIGQAGELLDIQVMDHIIIGLNVFYSLKERGLGFDFIPKSK, via the coding sequence ATGCAACATTCGCTCATTGACATGCAGGCTTACGACATGCGGCGCACAAAAACGCGCCGCCTGATCAAAGATATGCCTCCAGAAGAGCAGCCCTACACCCGCATGGATGCAGTCGGCCTGCGGGCACTAAGCACTGCCGAAGTCCTCGCCATCGCTCTCGGCAACAAAGACGGCCTCGACCTGGCTCAAGACCTCCTAACCTCGACCAACCATTTGCCAGGCATTGCCCGCAAAAACCGCCACGAACTGGCCACCCTACCAGGAATTGGGGAAATCACCGCCCGGCGACTGCTGGCAATCATGGAAATCGCCCGCAGATACCAGGCATTTCAATACCCGCCATCGTCCATAATCAAAACCCCACAAGAAGCAGCATATTACCTCATGGGCGACATGATGCACCTGGAACAAGAACACTTCGTCGTCATCTCTTTGGATACTCGCAATCACATCATAAACAAAACCACCATTTACATAGGCACACTCAACGCCATCCCAATCCGCATGAGCGAAATCTTTGAACCGGCCATTCGCTGCCGTGCCGCTGCGATCATCGTGGCCCACAACCATCCATCTGGCGACCCGGCCCCGTCTCCAGAAGACGTAAACGTAACGCGGATGATCGGCCAGGCCGGAGAGCTATTAGATATTCAGGTGATGGATCACATCATCATTGGCCTCAACGTATTTTACTCGCTCAAAGAGCGCGGACTTGGATTCGACTTCATTCCAAAATCCAAATAA
- a CDS encoding metal-dependent transcriptional regulator, which translates to MTPSTAMREYLAEIYRLQEDSPTVSTTHLADRLGVSAPAVPRMLKRLKSAGYVKHVPYQGVELTDRGRQAALEEIRRHRILEVFLVQVMGFAWHEVHEYADELSKGLNEALTQRMAEMTQFPQRCPHGEPIPDEHGSLPSVNDVCIINLAVGHTGQLSRVRTHEPERLQYFASLNLVPGVEVEIIGRAPFNGPMRLRVGREDVVLGLELTKSLWVT; encoded by the coding sequence ATGACGCCCAGCACCGCAATGCGTGAATATCTGGCTGAAATTTATCGTTTGCAAGAAGATTCACCCACAGTTAGCACCACCCATCTGGCCGACCGGTTAGGCGTCTCTGCCCCGGCCGTGCCGCGGATGTTGAAACGGCTGAAAAGCGCCGGTTACGTCAAACACGTGCCCTACCAGGGCGTTGAATTAACTGATCGTGGTCGCCAGGCGGCCCTGGAAGAAATTCGGCGGCATCGCATTTTAGAAGTCTTTTTGGTGCAGGTGATGGGGTTTGCCTGGCACGAGGTTCACGAATACGCCGATGAGCTGAGCAAAGGGCTGAACGAAGCCCTGACCCAGCGTATGGCTGAAATGACCCAATTCCCCCAACGCTGTCCTCACGGCGAACCCATTCCCGATGAGCATGGCAGTTTGCCGTCTGTTAATGATGTGTGCATCATCAATCTGGCGGTGGGCCACACGGGGCAGTTAAGCCGGGTCCGTACCCATGAACCAGAAAGACTGCAATATTTCGCTTCGCTGAACCTGGTTCCAGGCGTAGAGGTGGAAATTATTGGGCGCGCACCGTTTAACGGCCCGATGCGTTTGCGCGTTGGCCGTGAGGACGTGGTATTGGGACTGGAATTGACAAAATCGTTGTGGGTAACTTAA
- the ssb gene encoding single-stranded DNA-binding protein: MYQKITIVGNLGRDPEMRYLPDGTAVTSLNVATSRKYTDRAGKSVDETTWFKVSVWNKQAENANQYLAKGSKVLVEGTLTPDPNTGGPRIWSRQDGTAGASFEIRANDVRYLSTSNGNGRDNHVSPENQPEDDQIPF; encoded by the coding sequence ATGTATCAGAAAATCACCATCGTCGGCAACTTAGGACGCGATCCCGAAATGCGCTACCTGCCGGACGGCACGGCCGTGACCAGCCTCAATGTTGCGACCAGTCGCAAATACACCGACCGCGCAGGCAAATCCGTTGATGAAACAACCTGGTTCAAAGTCAGCGTCTGGAACAAGCAGGCGGAAAACGCCAATCAGTATCTCGCAAAAGGCAGCAAAGTTCTCGTCGAGGGCACACTGACCCCTGACCCGAACACTGGTGGCCCGCGCATCTGGAGCCGCCAAGATGGAACGGCCGGCGCATCGTTTGAAATCCGCGCCAATGATGTCCGCTATCTGTCCACTAGCAACGGAAATGGACGCGACAACCACGTTTCTCCCGAAAATCAACCGGAAGACGACCAAATTCCCTTCTAA
- a CDS encoding class I SAM-dependent methyltransferase, giving the protein MLSLEQQNRLREQYRSRNPDWQPATEVYAALVRDSLRPSARVLDLGCGRGGLVEQLNHPLRLVVGVDPDWQSLREHRLSLPRVAATSDALPLAAGCVDVAFASWLLEHLERPSLTFAQLARVLRPGGVFVFITPNRRHPLSGLNRTLGRFARLQRTLVARVYGRAAADAFPTFYRANSPVALRQLAAAHGLELSALHAIPDPTYLAFNQSFFRLMVRLEERLAADRQLHLVGCLRRPE; this is encoded by the coding sequence GTGCTGTCGTTAGAACAACAAAACAGGCTGCGCGAACAATACCGGTCGCGGAACCCCGACTGGCAGCCGGCGACTGAAGTGTATGCGGCGTTGGTGCGGGACAGCTTACGGCCGTCTGCCCGCGTGTTGGACCTGGGCTGTGGCCGGGGCGGGTTGGTGGAGCAGCTTAATCATCCGCTGCGCCTGGTGGTGGGCGTGGACCCGGATTGGCAGTCGCTGCGCGAACACCGGCTGTCGCTGCCCCGCGTGGCCGCCACCAGCGATGCGCTGCCGCTGGCGGCTGGCTGCGTGGACGTGGCCTTTGCCAGTTGGCTGTTGGAACATTTGGAACGGCCGTCGCTCACCTTTGCCCAATTGGCGCGGGTGCTGCGGCCGGGCGGGGTCTTTGTATTTATCACGCCCAACAGGCGGCATCCGCTTTCGGGGTTGAACCGGACATTGGGCCGATTTGCCCGTTTGCAGAGGACGTTGGTGGCGCGGGTGTACGGCCGTGCCGCAGCCGACGCCTTTCCCACCTTTTACCGGGCAAACTCACCGGTCGCGCTGCGCCAGTTGGCAGCGGCACATGGTCTGGAACTCAGCGCCCTGCACGCCATCCCCGACCCCACCTATCTGGCCTTTAACCAATCCTTCTTTCGGTTGATGGTACGCCTGGAGGAACGGCTGGCGGCCGACCGGCAGCTTCACCTGGTGGGCTGCCTGCGCCGCCCGGAGTAA
- the amrB gene encoding AmmeMemoRadiSam system protein B — protein sequence MTENPRLRPLDFQSVHHMGQQMWYLRDPLQLTPYQLIMPPALAQMLVFCDGTRTPAEIHAAFCRQMGQMVDYGIVYDALEQLDKACLLENGRSRQVQAEMLKAYRAQPHRPPALAGLSYPDEPQALTALLQQYGAGDDLNGWRPWQGRGIISPHIDYQRGGPVYAKVWRRAETAVAQADLVLILGTDHNGSAGSVTLTRQAYATPYGVLPTDLTLVDQLAAAIGEEAAYAEEIHHRQEHSIELSAVWLHYTTQKLGLAPKLMVPILCGSFHHFVMNGPHPFEDARLTAVIKTLQRATQGKKVLAVASVDFAHVGPNFGDSFVMDAPRRAALQAADDHLMTAILRGDAADFYGQITAVQDRNRICGFSSIYLLLRYLGSTGDATTAGDGRRVTYAHCPADPQDHSLVSISGLLLD from the coding sequence TTGACCGAAAATCCACGTCTCCGCCCGCTCGATTTTCAGTCTGTCCACCATATGGGGCAGCAAATGTGGTATCTGCGTGACCCGTTGCAGCTAACCCCTTACCAGCTCATCATGCCCCCGGCGCTGGCGCAAATGCTTGTTTTTTGCGATGGAACCCGCACACCAGCCGAAATCCACGCCGCGTTTTGCCGCCAGATGGGGCAGATGGTGGACTATGGCATCGTCTATGACGCTCTGGAGCAGTTGGACAAAGCATGTTTGCTTGAAAACGGCCGTTCGCGCCAGGTTCAGGCCGAGATGCTCAAGGCGTATCGCGCCCAACCGCATCGCCCGCCGGCCCTGGCCGGATTAAGCTATCCAGACGAGCCACAGGCGCTGACAGCTTTGTTGCAGCAGTATGGCGCGGGCGATGACTTGAATGGTTGGCGACCCTGGCAGGGGCGAGGAATTATTTCGCCGCACATTGATTATCAGCGGGGTGGGCCGGTGTATGCCAAAGTTTGGCGGCGGGCGGAAACGGCCGTCGCCCAGGCCGACCTGGTTCTTATCTTGGGCACAGACCACAACGGCAGCGCCGGTTCCGTAACGCTGACGCGGCAGGCTTACGCCACCCCCTATGGTGTGCTGCCCACCGACCTGACGCTGGTAGACCAACTGGCGGCAGCCATTGGCGAAGAAGCCGCCTATGCAGAGGAAATCCACCACCGGCAGGAACATTCCATCGAACTATCGGCTGTCTGGCTGCATTACACCACGCAAAAATTGGGCCTGGCGCCCAAACTGATGGTTCCCATCCTGTGCGGCTCGTTTCACCATTTTGTGATGAACGGCCCTCACCCGTTCGAAGATGCTCGGTTAACGGCCGTCATCAAAACCCTGCAACGGGCCACGCAGGGCAAAAAAGTCCTGGCCGTCGCCTCGGTAGACTTCGCCCACGTCGGTCCCAATTTTGGCGACAGCTTTGTGATGGACGCGCCGCGCCGCGCCGCCTTGCAAGCGGCCGATGACCACCTGATGACCGCCATTTTGCGCGGCGATGCGGCCGATTTTTATGGGCAGATAACGGCCGTGCAAGACCGCAACCGCATTTGTGGTTTTTCCTCCATTTACCTGCTGCTGCGCTATCTGGGCAGCACAGGCGACGCGACAACCGCCGGCGACGGCCGTCGCGTCACCTACGCCCACTGCCCCGCCGACCCCCAGGACCATTCCCTCGTCTCCATCTCCGGCCTGCTGTTGGATTAA
- a CDS encoding single-stranded DNA-binding protein → MFQEITIIGNVGQEPQVRTTTTGKQVANFSVAVNERAGEQDKTTWFGVVAWNKLADVMDQHLHKGQLVMVKGTVSIKTWQDKNGDTRASMEINADKIKFLGGKPE, encoded by the coding sequence ATGTTTCAGGAAATCACAATCATCGGTAACGTAGGTCAGGAACCCCAGGTCAGAACAACGACCACCGGCAAGCAGGTCGCCAATTTCTCGGTAGCAGTCAACGAACGCGCCGGCGAACAAGACAAAACAACCTGGTTCGGTGTGGTAGCGTGGAACAAATTGGCGGACGTAATGGACCAACATCTCCACAAAGGCCAGTTGGTAATGGTCAAGGGCACGGTATCAATCAAGACCTGGCAGGACAAAAACGGAGACACTCGCGCCAGCATGGAAATCAACGCAGACAAAATCAAGTTTCTGGGTGGCAAGCCAGAATAA
- the ftsZ gene encoding cell division protein FtsZ — protein MQRAPEIENVACIRVVGVGGGGCNAINRMISEGVTGVDFIAVNTDNQALHLSNASVRVRIGDKLTRGLGAGGNPEQGEKAAAESTEELHEVLTGSDMVFVTAGMGGGTGTGAAPIIAKTAREMGALTIGVVTRPFLFEGSHRTNAAEQGIERLKEYVDTLIVIPNDRLLELTDKRVSLKDSFRMADDVLRQGIQGISELITIPGLINLDFADVKTIMSEGGAALMAVGHGAGDDRARIAAEQAISSRLLDVTIDGARGILFNVTGGPDMSLYEVNQAAAIIRETAHPDANMIFGAVIDENMGDEMRITVIATGFDHSLSRRQLVQQQYSRPATPVVTPPQRQAPPPIPVREREPEPVQPKFTPNNLDIPAFLRRR, from the coding sequence ATGCAAAGAGCACCTGAAATCGAAAATGTAGCTTGTATCCGCGTCGTGGGCGTGGGTGGTGGTGGCTGCAATGCCATCAACCGCATGATCAGCGAAGGCGTCACCGGCGTAGATTTCATCGCCGTGAATACGGATAATCAGGCCCTACACCTCTCCAACGCCTCGGTGCGCGTGCGCATTGGCGACAAATTGACCCGTGGCCTGGGGGCCGGCGGCAACCCGGAACAAGGGGAAAAAGCGGCCGCCGAATCTACCGAAGAACTGCACGAAGTCCTGACCGGTTCCGACATGGTGTTTGTAACGGCCGGGATGGGCGGCGGCACAGGCACAGGCGCCGCGCCCATCATCGCCAAAACGGCGCGGGAAATGGGCGCGTTAACCATCGGCGTCGTCACCCGACCCTTCCTGTTTGAAGGCAGCCACCGCACCAATGCCGCCGAACAAGGTATTGAACGACTCAAAGAATACGTGGATACGTTAATCGTTATTCCCAACGACCGCCTGCTGGAACTGACCGATAAACGTGTTTCCTTGAAAGATTCCTTCCGCATGGCCGACGACGTGCTGCGCCAGGGTATCCAGGGCATCAGCGAATTGATCACCATCCCCGGTCTGATCAATCTGGATTTTGCCGACGTGAAGACAATCATGTCTGAGGGCGGCGCGGCGTTAATGGCCGTAGGGCATGGCGCAGGCGATGACCGGGCGCGCATTGCCGCCGAACAGGCGATTAGCTCCCGCCTGTTGGATGTGACGATTGATGGAGCGCGGGGCATTCTGTTTAACGTGACCGGCGGACCAGACATGAGCCTGTACGAAGTGAACCAGGCTGCCGCCATTATCCGCGAGACCGCCCACCCGGACGCCAACATGATTTTTGGCGCAGTGATTGACGAAAACATGGGCGACGAAATGCGCATCACGGTGATTGCCACCGGATTTGATCATTCTTTGTCCCGCCGTCAATTGGTGCAGCAGCAGTACAGCCGCCCGGCGACGCCGGTTGTTACCCCGCCGCAGCGGCAAGCGCCGCCGCCCATCCCGGTTCGTGAGCGTGAACCTGAACCGGTGCAGCCTAAATTCACGCCTAACAATTTGGATATCCCTGCGTTTTTGCGCAGGCGATAG